The genomic region CGAAAAGCTCGGCGTGTCCGCGAAGGGCAACACCATTCATGTGGCCATCGCGGCGTGGCCGTGGGGCGCGTATCTCGGCGAAGACGGCCTCGCGAAGGGCATCCGCGTCAAGACGTCGTCGTTCACGCGCCATCATGTGAACGTGTCGATGGTGCGCGCGAAGGCGTCGGGCTGGTACGTGAACTCGATTCTCGCGAATCAGGAAGCCGTGACCGACGGCTACGACGAAGCCCTGCTCCTCGACGTGGACGGCTACGTGTCCGAAGGCTCCGGCGAGAACTTCTTCCTCGTGAACAACGGCAAGCTGTACACGCCGGACCTGTCGTCGTGCCTCGACGGCATCACGCGCGACACGGTCATCACGCTGGCGCGCGACTTCGGCATTCCGGTCATCGAGAAACGCATTACCCGCGACGAGGTCTATACCTGCGACGAAGCGTTCTTCACCGGCACGGCCGCCGAAGTCACGCCGATCCGCGAACTGGACAACCGCACCATCGGCGCGGGCAAGCGCGGCCCGATCACGGAGAAGCTGCAGAGCGCGTTCTTCGACGTGGTCGGCGGCAAGAACGAGAAATACGCGAGCTGGCTCGCAAAAGTCTGATGCATCGCGGGCGGGCCGAGCGCTCGCCTTCGATCGGACAGACGACAGCAACGAACGACATCGAGAAAGAGATAGCAATGAGCGACCTGAAGGAAATGCCGCTGGTGGAATTGTCGGCGAAGGATATTCCCGCGTTCTGCCCGAACCCGAAAATGCAGCGCTGGAGCACGCATCCGCGCGTGTTTCTGGACGTGACGCACGGCGAAGCGCGCTGCCCGTACTGCGGCACGCGCTACAAGCTGAAAGACGGCGAGATCGTCAAGGGTCACTGATTCTCCGAACGCCCGTCGCGCCCGCGTATCGCGCGCGTCACTGACGCGCGCGGCTTCGTTCGGCTTCGCCGCAAGCGCAAACGCGCCGCACGCGCGCACCCGCCGCCCCACAACAAAGACATGAACCACGGCTCGCTGCACTGATGGCAATGAGCCGCGCAATTTTGAGATCGGAAACCGAAAGATGCGCCGTGCGCTGGTAATAGCACCGAACTGGATCGGTGACGCATTGATGGCGCAGCCGCTCTTCACGCTTCTAAAGAAGCTGCATCCGCGCATCGCGATCGACGCCGTCGCGCCCTCGTGGGTCGCGCCCGTGCTCGAACGCATGCCCGAGATCCGCGACGTCTACGCAACCGACCTCGCGCATGGCAAGCTGCAACTGCTGCGCCGCTGGCAACTGGCAAGCGACCTGCGCGATGTCGGCTACGACGCCGCCTACGTCCTGCCGAACTCGATGAAATCCGCGCTGCTGCCGTGGATGGCCGGCATCGGGCTGCGCATCGGCTACAAGGGCGAGAGCCGCTACGGGCTCTTGAACGTGCGCCATGCGAATCCGCCGAAAACCGACCGTCCGCCGATGACCGCGCACTACGCCGCCCTCGCCTATGCGCCCGGCGCGAAGCTGCCGTTCATCGACAAGTTCGCGCAGGCCGACGCCGCGCAGACGAGCGACGCGCCGCACTTGCCGGTGCCGCGCCTCGAATCCGATCCGAACGAAGCCGTGCGCGTCTCGGCGCGCTTCAATCTCGATACGCGCACGCCGCTCGTCGTGTTTTGTCCGGGCGCGGAGTACGGGCCGGCCAAGCGCTGGCCGCCGGAGCATTTCGCATCGCTCGCGCAGTTCGTCGCGCAGTCGTTTCCGTATGCGCGCATCGTCGCACTCGGGTCGAACAAGGATTCGGCGGTCGCCCAGGCCATCGCGGAACGCTCGCCCAATGTGCGCAACCTATGCGGTCAGACATCGCTTGGAGAAGCGTGCGCGTTGATCGCGCGGGCAAGCGCCGTCGTCACCAACGACTCCGGCCTCATGCACGTCGCGGCGGCGTTGCGGCGGCCGCTCGTCGCGGTGTACGGCTCGACCGACCCGCGCCACACGCCGCCCTTGTCCGATCTCGCAAAGGTACAATGGCTCCATCTCCAGTGCAGTCCGTGCTTTGCCCGCGAGTGTCCGCTCGGCCATCTCAATTGCCTTCGCGAACTCTCCGCCGAACAGGTTTTCGGCGATCTGCGCGGCATGCTGCTCGCGCATCGTTAAGCGCTTTTCGGGCGGCTTCGATTGCAGCGTGCGGGCGCGGACACGCCAATGTCTCCGAACGGAGGCATGCTTTGAACCATGACCGATACGCCGCGCCGCCACACGGCGCGACGCATCGAATGCCAGAGACCCACGAGCCATGCCACGTTTCGCCCGCCTATTCGAAGCTGCCGCCGACACGCTCAACGCCTACTATCAGGCCGTCGCGGACAACAGCATCGACGCTGTGATGTCGCTCTGGATCGACGAGGAATTCGCCACGTGCATCTGCGCGGACGGCACGCATCTGCATGGTCTGGAAAGCATCCGCGCGGGTCTCGGCAAGCAGTTCGAGACGCAGCCGCTCAACATCGAGCCGCTCGACATCCGCGTGTACGACAGTCTCGGCACCGTCGTCTATGCCATCGCGGAGGCGCATCAGAACGCGGTCGCCCTCGCGCCGCGCATGATCTTCACGACTTACGTGATGGTTCACGAGCGCGGCGAATGGCGCATCGCGCATATTCACGCGAGCGAGATGCCGACCGACGCGGCCGGCCAGTTCGCCGCGAAGCTGCGTCACGGGCAAGGGCCGTTGCACTGAAACACCGCGGTATCGAAACACAAAGACGTTCGTCGGGGAGAAGGCCATGAAACGCGATCCGTTGTTGAAGCACGATTCGTCGTTCGTGGACAAAGCGCCCGCCGCGGCGCTGAAGGACACCGCGCAAGCCGCCGCGCGCGTGCTGGCGCAGCCGGCGTCGCAATGGCTGTATAGCGCCCCGCGCTGGCTGCCGACGAGCCACGCGCAAACCATCGTGCCCGCGCTTTTCGGGCGCAAGCCCGACGTGCGTTACCGGCGCGAGCGATGGAACACGCCGGACGGCGATTTCATCGATCTCGACTGGCTCGCGCACGATTCCGACGCGGCGCGCCCGGCTTCGGCCGCGCCGCTCTTCGTGCTCTTTCACGGCCTCGAAGGTAACTCGGACTCCCACTACGCCCGCACGCTAATGGCTGCCGCGCAAGCACGCGGCTGGCACGGCGTGGTGCCGCACTTTCGCAGTTGCAGCGGGCCGCTCAACGATCTGCCGCGCTTCTATCACCTCGCGGATAGCGCCGAAGTCGACTGGATTCTGCGGCGTCTGCGCGAGCGCCACGCGGGGCCGATCGTGGCGGCGGGCGTGTCGCTCGGCGGCAACGTGCTGCTGCATTGGCTCTGCAAACGCGGCGCCGATGCATCGATCATCAGCGCGGCGGCGGCGATCTCCGCGCCGCTCGATGTCCACGCGGGCGGCCAGGCCATCTCGCAGGGCTTCGGCATGGTCTATACGCGCAGCTTTCTCAAGTCGCTGAAGAAGAAGGCGCTCGCGAAGCTCGCGCAATATCCCGGCCTCTACGCGCGCGACGCCGTGCTCGCCGCGCGCACGCTCTACGAGTTCGACAATGTCGTGACCGCGCCGCTGCACGGCTTTCGCGATACGAACGACTACTGGTCCACGGCGACGGTCCGCGCGCATCTGAAGCGCATCGAAGTGCCCGCGCTCGTTTTGAACGCGCGCAACGATCCGTTCCTGCCCGATTCCGCGTTGCCATCGCAGGCCGAAGTGTCGCCGTGCGTCACGCTCGATCAGCCGAACCACGGCGGTCACGTCGGCTTCATGACAGGGCCGTTTCCGGGGCGCATCGACTGGCTGTCGTCGCGCGTGTTCGGCTATCTGGAACACTTCCTTCCCCGCGAGTGAATCATGGATGACATCGTCAAACAGGCGCTCGCCAAGTGGCCCAACGTTCCGCACTGCACGGGCTGGCTGCTGCTCGACCGGCGCGGCCAATGGCGCATGCGCGACGAGGCGAGCCAGGCTGCGGGCACGCTCGGCGACGTGATCCGCCATGAAGCGCTGATCGGCTTCATCAACCGCAACTACGAGCGCGACGAAGAAGGCCAGTGGTTCTTCCAGAACGGGCCGCAGCGCGTCTACGTGGAACTGGCCTATACGCCGTGGATCGTGCGGCTCGCCCAGAGGAACGGCGGGCTTGGCCTGACCGATCACATCGGCACGCCGTTCGAGCCTGCGCACGCGTGGCTCGACGACGAAGGCGGCGTGCTCTTCTCCGACGGCGCCTCGCCCGCGCGCGTCGCCGCGCTGCACGATCACGATCTCGATCTGCTCGCAAGCCACGCATCGTTCGACGACACCGCGCGCAGCGGCGTTGTCCATTGGCGCGATGCGGTCGACATCACCGTGCAGCCGATCGCGCGCGCGGAGGTCGAAACGCGCTTTCACTTCGTCGCGAGTCCGTCGGCGCGCGCCGCGCTAACACGCTGACGCGCTAGCTTTTCTCGTCCTGATCGCGCTCTTCCTTGTAGCGCGTCTCGAAATCGCGCAGACGCGCGGAAATCGTCGATAGATCGTAGAAGCTCGCGCCTTTCACGTCGCGCGCTTCCTTCAACTGCCGGATCGCGGACGGCCATGCGCCGTCGAGCGCGAATTTCTCGGCCATCGCCTCGTGGTGGCGCAACGGATCGTTCAGCCCCGCGCTCGCCTGCGCGAGATAGAGCCACCAGTCGGCGCGGGCCGGCTCGATGCGCGTTTCGCGGCGCGCGAGCGTCTGGGCGTCGGCATAGCGATGCGCCGCGACGAGCGCCTGCAAATGAACGTCGATGGCCGCGTGCGAGTTCGGCCAGCGCGTCTCTGCGATGTCGGCGAGACGGATCGCGTCGTTGTAGCGGCCCGCCCGGCGCGCGATCTCGGCGGCGAGCACGTCGAGGCTCGGCGTGCTGCGGGCGGGATGCGGCAGCGCGTCGGCGGTGACACGCACGGGCGGAAGGGTGATTTCGTTGCCGGTCGATGCCGTCGCATCGAGTGCGTCGCGTGCGCTGCTGCCGAAGAGGGACGTCATCGCGGCGGCGGGCGGAGTACTCGCGACAGGCGCGCGGGACGCGGCGGCGGGCGGGGCGCTCGCTACAGGCGCGCGAGACGCGGCGGCGGCGGGCGGGGTACTCGCGACAGGCGCGCGAGACGCGGCGTCGGCGGGCGGAGCGCTCGCGACAGGCGCGCGGGAAGTCGCGGCGGCGGGCGGAGCGCTCGCGACAGGCGCGCGGGAAGTGGCGGCGGCGGGCGGGGTGGCGGTTTCACGCGCCCGTGCTGCCGGTGCGCCGCCCGATTGCGTCGCATGCGCCTTGCTGCTGGCGGTGTTTGCGGGACGCGCCGGCGCTGTCATCGATAAGTGCGTTGAACTGGCCGCGCTTGACATGTTCGCCGCGTTCGCCGCGTTCGCCCAACTTGCCGCCGAATCCGCCGATGCCGCGGCGCGCCCGCCCGCCGTCGCATCGACCGTCTGCGCCAGTTCACGCCGCGCTTCGACCGATGCCGCCGCCGTGCTCGCCTCCTCGCCTTCGAAGAGACGCCGCGCCCGCGCGAGCGCGTCGTTGGCGGCGTCGGCGTCGCCCATCAGCGAACGGGCAAGCGCGATGCCGTACCAGTTCGCCGCGGGATTGAGCGCGGTTTGATCGTCGATTTCGGACTTCAGGCGGCTCGCGACCTCGCGATAGTCGCTCGCGTAGTTGACCTGCAGCACGCGCGCGCGGGCGCGCACGAACGCGTATTCCGCCGATTGCCTCGGCTGGCGATACGGCACGCGCCGCGCGCGATCCTCCATGTCGGCGATGCGCTCGGTCGTAAGCGGATGCGTGCGCGCGTAGGGCGGCACGCCGTTATCGGCCATCGACGCGCGATCGAGCCGCTCGAAGAACGCGGTCATCGCGTAAGGGTCGTAGCCGGCAGCCGTCAGCATCTGGAAGCCGACGCGGTCCGCCTCGTGTTCGGCGGCGCGCGAAAAGCGCAGTTGATTGTCGACGGCGAACGCCTGCCCGCCCATCGCGATGCCCATGCCGAGATCGCCGCTGCGCGCCATCACGCCGGCGAGCAGACCGGCGAGCATCGCCGCGAGCGCCGCGTAGCTGCTCTTCTGCTGCGCACCGATCATCCGCGCGATGTGCCGCTGAAGAACGTGCCCCATCTCGTGCCCGACGACGGACGCAAGCTCCGATTCCGTCTGCGTCGCCGAAATCAGCCCCGTATTCACGCCGATGAAGCCGCCCGGCATGGAGAACGCGTTGATCTGGGCATCGCGCACGGCGAACAGTTCGAAGTCGGGCCGGTAGCCGCCGAGATACTGCGTGGCTGCGGCGGCCGAGAGCCGCGATGCGATGGAATCGAGGTAATCGCGCATCAGCCAGTCGTCGAGATAGTCCGGGTCGGCGCGGACTTCGCGCATCATGCGCTCGCCGAGCTTGCGCTCCGCTTGCGGCGAAAGCGTACCGCCGGAGCCGTCGCCGAGATCGGGCAGTTGCACCGACGAAAGCGGCGCGCGAAGGTTCGACATCGCTCCCGGACGATCCGCAAAACGGCTCTCTGCGCCGCCGTACACGCCGAAGACGCCCTCCGCGACGTTGCCCGCGTTTTGCGCGCCGGCGTCGTCTCCTCCGGAGTGGACCGGAGCGGCGGCGATGGCGTCGCGGTTGGCGTCGCGATGAACGTCCGCGTTCGGCGCGCCCGCCTGCGCCCACGCGAGTGGCGGCATGGCGAGGCTCAGGCAGAGCGAGACGATGAATACGCGACTTGTACGATTGGGCATATCGCGAAACGGGGCTCGAGGCGGCGGTCGGCGTGTCGGGGAAAACGCGCTTATCGTATCAAGTGTCGTGCGCGCGGACCTCCGGACGAAGGCGCGACGAGATGCGCCGATGCCGCGCTATGATAGGCGCCCTTTCAAAGCAACCCCACTGCGCAAACGGAGACGCCATGTCTGGACTCACTCATTTCGACGCCGCCGGCGAAGCGCACATGGTCGATGTCGGCGACAAGAACGAGACGCGGCGCATTGCGGTGGCGCGCGGCTCCATCGTCATGCTCGACGCCACGCTCACGCTGATCCGCGAAGGCCGCGCGAAAAAGGGCGACGTGCTCGGCGTGGCGCGCATCGCCGCGATTCAGGGCGCCAAGCGCACCGCCGATCTCATCCCGCTCTGTCATCCGCTCGCGCTGACGCGCGTGGCGGTGGACTTCTCAATCGATGAAGCGCTGCCCGGCGTGCATTGCGAAGTGCGCGTGGAAACGGTCGGACGCACCGGCGTCGAAATGGAAGCGCTCACGGCCGTGCAGGTCGGACTGCTGACCATCTACGACATGTGCAAAGCCGTGGATCGCGGCATGACCATCACGAACGTGCGCGTGATGGAAAAGCACGGCGGGAAATCAGGGGACTGGGTAGCGGACGAAGCATCGCCCGCCTGAACGACCCGGCCTTTCGCCGATGCCGCGCGCGTCATTCGTCCGCGTCGTCGTCGGGTTGCGCCTCCTCGCCCGCTGGCGCGCCGTACCGCTTCACCAGTTCCGCGCGGAACGACGCCAACGGCGCGCCGATCTCGTCGATGGAACGGTAGAGCGAATCGAGCTGCGCCGGCCAGTCATGCAACTCGGTCGCGAATATCTTGAGGCGCGCGGTCGTGTCCAGCGCTTCGGCCCGCTGCCCCGCGAGCGCCTGCAGCACCGCGTAGCGACGCAAGACCGTCTCGCCCGGCAAGAGCGCCATCGCCTGCCGATGCGCCTCGAGCTTGGATTCGAGGTCCTGCGCGTTCATCGGCAGCAGCGTGGCCGCGCCGTACTCGCCCCAGGCGCCGAAGAGGAACGCCGGATCGTCGCGATACTGCTCGGCCGGACGTGAGCCGTAATACAGCACCTCCGCGCGGTTGTAATCGCGCATCGTCGGGTAAAGCGCGATCAGGCCACCCGCCACCAGCACCGCATACACGCCATACGACACCGGCCGCGCGACGAGCCGCAGCGGGCGCGTCTCCAGCAGCCCGAACACGAGCATCGCGGGCATCAGAAAGAACATGTACTGCTGCGGATATTCGACGAGCGCGTGCATCAGCAGCACGCCCAGCAGCGACAGCGCGAAGATGCGCGCGGGCGTATGCGGCGCGCGCAGCACGCGAATCAGCCACAGCACGATGCCCGCCACCAGCACGGCGACGCCGATCAGCCCGGTCTTCGCGAGCAGATCGATGAAGATATCGTGCGCGTTGTTCGCAATCTCGACGCCGCCGAGATCGCGAA from Caballeronia sp. Lep1P3 harbors:
- a CDS encoding branched-chain amino acid transaminase, which gives rise to MSMADRDGKIWMDGKLIDWRDANIHVLTHTLHYGMGVFEGVRAYKTAKGTAIFRLQEHTKRLLNSAKIFQMDVPFDHATLEAAQLEVVRENKLETCYIRPIIWVGSEKLGVSAKGNTIHVAIAAWPWGAYLGEDGLAKGIRVKTSSFTRHHVNVSMVRAKASGWYVNSILANQEAVTDGYDEALLLDVDGYVSEGSGENFFLVNNGKLYTPDLSSCLDGITRDTVITLARDFGIPVIEKRITRDEVYTCDEAFFTGTAAEVTPIRELDNRTIGAGKRGPITEKLQSAFFDVVGGKNEKYASWLAKV
- a CDS encoding zinc-finger domain-containing protein, with translation MSDLKEMPLVELSAKDIPAFCPNPKMQRWSTHPRVFLDVTHGEARCPYCGTRYKLKDGEIVKGH
- the waaF gene encoding lipopolysaccharide heptosyltransferase II produces the protein MRRALVIAPNWIGDALMAQPLFTLLKKLHPRIAIDAVAPSWVAPVLERMPEIRDVYATDLAHGKLQLLRRWQLASDLRDVGYDAAYVLPNSMKSALLPWMAGIGLRIGYKGESRYGLLNVRHANPPKTDRPPMTAHYAALAYAPGAKLPFIDKFAQADAAQTSDAPHLPVPRLESDPNEAVRVSARFNLDTRTPLVVFCPGAEYGPAKRWPPEHFASLAQFVAQSFPYARIVALGSNKDSAVAQAIAERSPNVRNLCGQTSLGEACALIARASAVVTNDSGLMHVAAALRRPLVAVYGSTDPRHTPPLSDLAKVQWLHLQCSPCFARECPLGHLNCLRELSAEQVFGDLRGMLLAHR
- a CDS encoding nuclear transport factor 2 family protein, producing MPRFARLFEAAADTLNAYYQAVADNSIDAVMSLWIDEEFATCICADGTHLHGLESIRAGLGKQFETQPLNIEPLDIRVYDSLGTVVYAIAEAHQNAVALAPRMIFTTYVMVHERGEWRIAHIHASEMPTDAAGQFAAKLRHGQGPLH
- a CDS encoding hydrolase, whose product is MKRDPLLKHDSSFVDKAPAAALKDTAQAAARVLAQPASQWLYSAPRWLPTSHAQTIVPALFGRKPDVRYRRERWNTPDGDFIDLDWLAHDSDAARPASAAPLFVLFHGLEGNSDSHYARTLMAAAQARGWHGVVPHFRSCSGPLNDLPRFYHLADSAEVDWILRRLRERHAGPIVAAGVSLGGNVLLHWLCKRGADASIISAAAAISAPLDVHAGGQAISQGFGMVYTRSFLKSLKKKALAKLAQYPGLYARDAVLAARTLYEFDNVVTAPLHGFRDTNDYWSTATVRAHLKRIEVPALVLNARNDPFLPDSALPSQAEVSPCVTLDQPNHGGHVGFMTGPFPGRIDWLSSRVFGYLEHFLPRE
- a CDS encoding DUF2946 family protein; protein product: MDDIVKQALAKWPNVPHCTGWLLLDRRGQWRMRDEASQAAGTLGDVIRHEALIGFINRNYERDEEGQWFFQNGPQRVYVELAYTPWIVRLAQRNGGLGLTDHIGTPFEPAHAWLDDEGGVLFSDGASPARVAALHDHDLDLLASHASFDDTARSGVVHWRDAVDITVQPIARAEVETRFHFVASPSARAALTR
- a CDS encoding M48 family metalloprotease, whose translation is MPNRTSRVFIVSLCLSLAMPPLAWAQAGAPNADVHRDANRDAIAAAPVHSGGDDAGAQNAGNVAEGVFGVYGGAESRFADRPGAMSNLRAPLSSVQLPDLGDGSGGTLSPQAERKLGERMMREVRADPDYLDDWLMRDYLDSIASRLSAAAATQYLGGYRPDFELFAVRDAQINAFSMPGGFIGVNTGLISATQTESELASVVGHEMGHVLQRHIARMIGAQQKSSYAALAAMLAGLLAGVMARSGDLGMGIAMGGQAFAVDNQLRFSRAAEHEADRVGFQMLTAAGYDPYAMTAFFERLDRASMADNGVPPYARTHPLTTERIADMEDRARRVPYRQPRQSAEYAFVRARARVLQVNYASDYREVASRLKSEIDDQTALNPAANWYGIALARSLMGDADAANDALARARRLFEGEEASTAAASVEARRELAQTVDATAGGRAAASADSAASWANAANAANMSSAASSTHLSMTAPARPANTASSKAHATQSGGAPAARARETATPPAAATSRAPVASAPPAAATSRAPVASAPPADAASRAPVASTPPAAAASRAPVASAPPAAASRAPVASTPPAAAMTSLFGSSARDALDATASTGNEITLPPVRVTADALPHPARSTPSLDVLAAEIARRAGRYNDAIRLADIAETRWPNSHAAIDVHLQALVAAHRYADAQTLARRETRIEPARADWWLYLAQASAGLNDPLRHHEAMAEKFALDGAWPSAIRQLKEARDVKGASFYDLSTISARLRDFETRYKEERDQDEKS
- the moaC gene encoding cyclic pyranopterin monophosphate synthase MoaC, producing the protein MSGLTHFDAAGEAHMVDVGDKNETRRIAVARGSIVMLDATLTLIREGRAKKGDVLGVARIAAIQGAKRTADLIPLCHPLALTRVAVDFSIDEALPGVHCEVRVETVGRTGVEMEALTAVQVGLLTIYDMCKAVDRGMTITNVRVMEKHGGKSGDWVADEASPA